The following DNA comes from Caulobacter mirabilis.
TCCGCTTAGCTCCACCAATGAAGGCCCGCCGGTAACCCCGGCGGGCCTTCGCCTTTTGGGTCCGCCGTTTAGCCGCGTCGGCGGCGGCCGCGGATTGCGCGCGTGGCGGCGGCGAGAAGCGCCAGATTGAGACCCAGGGCGCCGAGCGCCAGCAGCAGCGTCGCCAGGCGGTCGTCCGCCCCCAAACCCACGGCGAGGCTCCAGGGCAGCCCCAAGAGGCGGGCCGCGTCTGCGGCCCCTGGATCCGCCCCCAGGCCCGCCAGACCAAACAGGCCCGCCGCCGCGACGGCGCCGGTCAGCAGCGCCAGAAGCGCGTAGATCACCGAGGTCACGGCAAACAGGCGCGCGACCATCTCGCGCCGCTCGCCGCCTCGACTGAGGGGCTCATGGAGAAGCAGGCTCATGGATGGTCTCCTTCGACGGCGGCGCGCCCCGCCGTCGAAGCGATTCGACGGACATCGACACGCCGAGAGAGGGTCGGTCCCTCCGGCGAAGAGTTAACGCCCGTCCGCCGCCCAATTCAACCAGCAGGCGAAACGCGCGCCGATTCCATGATCCTCTGCACTTCGGGCGCCTGAGCCGCGAAATAGTGCTCGGCCGGGGCCAGGTAGAGAATCACGTAGAGGCGCTCGCCGGTTTCGACCACCTGGGCCACGCCTGAGATGTCGAGCCCATCCGCGGTCTTGGCCGAGACGTCGACCCGCAGCCCCGACGCGCCGCCGGCGACGGCGGGACGCGGATTGGCCGTCTCAACCCGCTGGTAGTCCAGGGCCGCGACACTGTCGGCGACGAACTCGATCTGCTCGACCGGAGTCATCCCCGTCTTCCAGACCGGAGTCGGGCGCTCCTTCGCGGACGGCTTGACCAGGAACTCGCCGGACTTGAGGCCGTCGGCGATATAGAGTCGGTTCAGGAACGGCCCATCGATCGAGAGCAGGCGGACGTTCTTGGGCCGCCAGGGCATGATCACGCTGATGTCGGACCATTCCCGGCCCAGCGTCACGGCGTGCCCCCCCACTGCATAGGGACCCGCCGGAGCCGAGGTGACGGTCGCGCAGGCCGACAGGCCGAGCAGCATCAGGGCGGCCGCGGGGCCGAGGAGACGACGAGCGATCATGTTCCGCTGCTCCCGTTGAGTTTCTTGAGATTGGCTTCGACCATCCAGCGATCCTGGGCGTCCGGCGCCTTGGCGAGGTAGGCCGCATAGGACTGGCGCGCGCCGTCGGATTGGCCGGCCTTCATCTGCAGATCGCCCAGCTCCCGCCAGACGGCCGTGGGGGCGTCAGGATGCGCCGACGCCTTCTGATAAGCCTCCAGGGCCAGCCCTGCGTCGCTGTCGCCGCGACGACGCCTGTAGGCCTCGCCCTTGTAGAAACCGAGCACGCCCAGGTCCTCGCCATCGGCGGCCAGCCGCTCGATCAGGTGCAGGGTCTGGCCGTAGTCCCGCCGTCGCAGATCATCCTTCAGCCAGGCGCCGAGATGCGGTCGGATGGCGGCGCGATATCGGGCGCGGCCGGCGTCCCCGCCTTCGGGATGCGCCTTGGCCTGTGCGTCGAGGGCGGCGATACGGTCGTTGGTCACCGGGTGGGTGGAGAAGATGCTGGCGACGGCCTGCTCCTTGCGGACCTTCGGAAAGTCCGAGGCGGCCGTCTCGGCCTGCAGCGCCCGCCAGATGTCGGCCCCGGCCTTGGCCTCGTAGCCTGCCTTGATCGCCAGCTCCGCGCCCAGCCGATCCGCATCTTCCTCCTGCTCGCGAGAGAAGGAGAAAAGGCTGGCGATCGCGGCCAGGTAGATGATGTCCACCACCGCCCCGGCGGCGTCGTTGATCGAGCGGGCCGCGGACGCGCTGCCGCTGTTGGCGCCCGCCGCTGCGCCGGCGACCGCCACGGCGACCGACAGGGCCATGACCGCGTTGCTCCGGGCCTTGGCCGCGCGCCAGGCGTTGAGCGAATGCTGATGTGAGAAATGGCTGGTCTCGTGCCCCAGGACGAAGGCGAGCTCCGCCTCGTCCGTCGCCCGCAGGAGCAGGCCCGACCAGACCTCCATATAGCCGTTCGGCGCCATCTGGGCGTTGAAGAAGGGCCGATCCATCACATAGACGCGCACGTCATTGCAGTGGTCGGACGCCACCTTGCAGGCGACGCCCCGCACATAGGCCGTCAGAGCCGGGTCGCTGTTGACCTCGGCCTTGGTCTTGGCCGCCCCTTCCGCCTTGTCGGACGCCGACCAGAGGCCGCCCTCGTCGGTGTTCTCCGCCGGCCGCAGCCCCGCGGCGCGGGGCCCCGCCTCTGCAGCCCAGCCGCCTTGGCCGACCAGCAAGGCGCCCGCGGCGAACAGGGCTGTCGCCCGCCTCACAGCGGAATGTCCTTCAGAAGTCCTTTGGTCAGCTCCGCCGCGCCCTCCGGCGAACGCATGTCGGCGCTGGGCGAAGCCTGGGCCAGGTTGAACCAGACGACCTGCCCCGTCTTCAGATCGACCAGGGACGCGAAGGCCTGCTGACCGCCCAGCGGAATGCCGACGCCCAACGCGGCCATGCCAACCATCATCGCCACGCGAGCGCCGCTGGAATAGGACCCTCGTCCGTAGACGAACAGGGCGTAGTCCGCCTGATAGGTCTCGCCCAGCGTCTTGGCGCCCTCGCCGAGGGTCCAGTCGAATGATCCCGACTTCGTCGGCAGCGGGATGAAACCGTACTGGAACAGCAGGATCGAGTTGCCGACCGCGCCGTGCAGCCGCAGCAGCTGGCCGTTGCGGCCCGCCATGGCGTCGTCCGGGTCGAGCCGCTTGAAGCCGTGAGACCTGCCCTCCAGGGCCTCCTCGATGGCGGCCTGGAGATTGTCGCGCCCTGCGGTCGTCCAGTCCGCGCGCGGCTCCTGGACCCCCGAGGCCGTCAACAGATGGAGCTGGATGTCGGGCTCGACGACCAGGATGCGCGCGCCCGGCGCGGGCTTCGTGGCGGCGGCTCCGGCCGCCGACTTGACGTTCGTGGTCGTGCAGGCCGCCAGCAGCAGGCAGGCGGCGGCCAGCGCCAGGATGCGCTTCATGTCTGGTGTCCCCCCGAACCCCCGATTGATTGCGGGACATAAGCGCGTTTTCGCGAAGGCGCCTAGACAGGATCACCGTCTTGCGGGCGACGCCGGCAATCGCCACTTATCCGCATACGTCCGTGTGTGCGGCGCCGATCCAGGGCCGGATGCACGGAGAGTCGCTTCGACGAGGACTCCTGTAGGCAAGATGACGACACGCCCCCTGCTCTTTGACAGCCCCTTTCTGCTGGGGTTCGACCATACGCGAACCCTGATCGAACGCGCCGCGAAAGCCGCCACGGAAAGCTACCCGCCCTACAATGTGGAAGCGCTCGACGATGGCGGCGTCCGGATCAGCCTCGCCGTGGCCGGATTCGCCCCCGAGCAGATCGAGGTCCAGGTCGAGGGCCGGCAGCTCACGGTCGCCGGCAGGCGCGGAGACGGCTCTGACGCCGTGGAAAAGGCCTACCTGCACCGCGGCATAGCAGCGCGGGGGTTCATCCGGGCCTTCGTCCTCGCCGACGGCATGGTCGTGTCCGGCGCGACCTTGCAGCACGGGCTTTTGCACATCGATCTGAGCCGCCCCGAGCCAGAGCGGCTCATCCAGAAGATCCCCATCCGGACTGCGGAGTAACCCTGAGGCTTACCGGAATGGCGCCCGAGCCGGCTGAACCGGCGGCTCATGGCCGCGTTCCATCATTGAAGGAGGTGGTCTTATGACGCCCCAACTGCTGACGAAGGAAGCTTTCGCCGCTCTCGGCGCCCCCGACCTGGTCTATGTCCGGCCGATCAGCGCCGCCGAGATCATGGCCGATGCTCCAGCCGCCGCCCTGCAGGGCTTCGACCTGGACCCCACCCAGACCCTCTATGCGGTGCACCGCGCCGATGGCGAACGCCTCGCCGTGATGGGTGATCGTGACTCGGCCGTCGCCGCCGCACTGGCCCATGAGCTGGCGCCGGTCTCTGTCCACTAGCAGAAAACGCGCGGCCGTCAGGCCGCGCTCGGCTGGGCCTCGCGCGCGAGCAGCGCGTGGATCGCCTCGGCCGTGCGGGCCTGACGAAGCTGCTGACGCAGGTCTCCCTGCCGCATCAGGCGCGACACCCGCGCAAGCGCCTGCAGGTGCTCCGTACGGCTTTCGGCCGGCGCGAACAGCGCGAAGATCAGGTCGACGGGCTGGTCGTCCAGCGACTCGAACGGCGTCGGCGTCTCGAGGCGCATGAACACGCCGCGCACGGCCGTCAGGCCCGGTATCCGGGCATGGGGAATCGCGACGCCGTGGCCGACTCCCGTCGAGCCCGCGGCCTCCCGCTCCAGCAGGGCGTCCAGCACGTCCTCGGACCTGATCCGCAGGTTCCGAGCGGCGATGTCGGCGACCGCCGACAAGACCTGACGCTTACTCCCGCCCCCCGCGCGCGGCGCAATCGCGCGCGGCTCCAGCAGGTCTCCGATGTTCATACGCGTCAAACTCGCAAGAAGCAGAAGGGTCAGGACGGGTTCGCCGTCAGGCGTTTGCCCGGGTTCCGTTGCCGTTCTGTGACTGAGTGCGTTCCGGATCGATCCAGCCGATGTTTCCATCCGGCCGGCGGTAGACCACGGACAATCCGCCGTGAGCGGCGTTCCTAAACACGATTGTACGGGATTCAGTCAAGTCGAGCTCCATGACCGCCATCGAAACGGTCATCGTCTTCAACGCTTCCTCTGTCTCGGCGATAATCATCGCGCTCGGCGGCGCGTGGCCGTCGACGCCGTCCCACTCGTCGACGTCCGCATCGTCGTCCGGCGCCCGCAGGACGTACAGGGCGGCCGTTTCCGCCTGTTTGGCCGCGGCCTGGGACGAGTGGCTCTTAAGCCGCCGCTTGTAGCGGCGTACGCGCGTCTCGATCTTTTCCAGCGCCTGGCCGAAGGCCGCGTGCGCGTCTGCGCCCAGCCCCTGGCTCTGCAGACGCTGGCCGGACGCCAGGGCGACCATGCAATCGACCTTGAAGGAGAAGCCCTCCTTGGTCACGACCACATCGGCCGAGCCGCCGCGGTCGAAGTACTTGCCAATGGTTTCGGTGATTTCGTCGCTAACCCGCTCACGCAGGGCTTCGCCGACGTCGACGTGCTTGCCGGAGACTTGCACTTGCATGCGAATAGAACGCGCCCGCGGCCGTTAGGTGTCAAGTTAACGCGGCGCTGCTCGCCGGTTTGTGAGCGGCCCCCTCAGGCCATGCCCAGAGCCTCGCTCGCCTTGCGGAAGATGAGCAGCGCGGCGTGACCGCCGATGATCAGCAGACCCGCGCTGATCCCGGTGATGAGGAACCCCAGCACCGCCAGCAACCCGTCCCGCTGGACGAGCGAAAGGCCGAACGCCGCGATCGCCGCGGCCGGCGGCATGTTGCCGAGAAAGATCGGCAGCGAGAGCACGACGGCCAGCAGGAAGCAGGTCAATCCGATCACCCGGTCGCCGATCGGGCCGAACATGAAGCCAAGCCTCGGGCGCGACACCTTCTCGACCCGTTCCAGGACCGGGATGATCCGCTCGAACGCCTTGGCGAACGTGGCGCGGGGCATGGCGCGGGAGTCCACGAACTTCGGCAGCCAGGGGCTGCGGATCCCCACCGCGATCTGCGGCGTGATCACCAGCAGCGGGATCGCCAGGAAGGTCGAGGAGCCCGGCGGCAACGGCAGCCAGTTTGGCGCCGAGAAGAAGAACAGCAGCGCCCCGAACGCCCGGGGCCCGAACCGATGCACGACCTCGCCGACCGTCACGACCGGATCGGGATCGTCGCAGATCTCACGGAGGATGGACGACAGCGTCTGCCGCTTCTCGATGGGTGTCATTCAGGGCTCCGACGCCCAGTGAAACACAGAACGCTTCAGACCGCTGCGCGCAGCATCCGACGACGCTCGACCGACGATGGAATCCGCATCGCCTCGCGGTACTTGGCGACGGTGCGGCGGGCGATGTCGACGCCGGCCTCCTTGAGAATGTCGACGATGGCGTCGTCCGAATGGACGTCGGCCTCGGCCCGCTCGGCGTCGATCAGCTGGCGGATGCGATGCCGCACGCTCTCCGCCGAATGGGCCTCCCCGCCGGCCGACGAGGCGATCGCCGAGGTGAAGAAGAATTTCATCTCGAACAGGCCGCGCGGCGTGGCGATGTACTTGTTCGAGGTGACCCGGCTGACCGTGCTCTCGTGCATGCCGATGGCGTCGGCGACGGTCTTGAGGTTCAGCGGGCGCAGGTGCTCGACGCCGAAGGCCAGGAAACCGTCCTGCTGGCGAACGATCTCGCTGGCCACCTTCAGGATGGTGCGGGCCCGCTGATCCAGGCTCTTCACCAGCCAGTTGGCGTTGGCCAGGCAGTCGGACACGAAGGTCTTGTCGGCGTCGCTGCGCGCGCCGCCGGCGATCCGGGCGTGATACCGCTTGTCGACCAGCACCCTGGGCAGGGTGTCGGTGTTGAGTTCGACATGCCAAAGCCCGCCCGCGCCCTCGCGGACGAAGACGTCGGGCGACACCGGCTGCGAGGGCTCGCCGCCGAACGCCGCGCCGGGGCGGGGCGTCAGGGCTTTCAGCTCGCCGATCATGTCGCGCAGGTCGTCGTCGTCCACGCCGCAGACCTTGCGCAGGCCGGCCATGTCGCGACGGGCGAGCAGGTCGAGGTGATCCAGCAGCGCCGCCATGGCGGGGTCGAGGCGGTTGCGCTCCCTGAGCTGCAGCGCCAGGCATTCACGGACATCGCGCGCCATGACGCCGGTCGGCTCGAAGCCCTGCAGCACCGTCAGGACCCGCTCGACCAGATCCATCCCGCAACCGAGGCGTTCGGCGATCTCGAACAGATCAGCGCGCAGGTAGCCGCCATCGTCGGCGGCGTCGATGAGCACGGCGGCGACCGCGCGCTCGGGGTCGCTCAGCCGGGCGACCGCGAGTTGATCGTGCAGATGTTCTGAGAGGGTCTTCTCACGCGATAGCCGCCCCTCCAGGTCATCCTCGCCGTCGAACCCGCCCCCGGCGCCGGTGCGCGACCAGTCGATCTGACCGCCGGCCTGGGCCGGTTCGTCGCCGCCGTCACGGGTCGCGCGCTCGCCGGGAGACAGATCGTCGGGCGTCGCGTCCAGCTCGGCCGCGGCGGCATGGTCGGGCGTCGAATCGAGGGCGTACTCGGCCGCTTCCGGCGGCGCGGCGTCGGGAGCCTCGGCTTCCGCCTCGCGATCGTCGCGCTGGAGCAGCGGATTGCGCTCAAGCTCGGCGTCGACATAGGCCTCGAGCTCGAGGTTGGTCAGTTGCAGCAGCTTGATCGCCTGCTGCAGCTGCGGCGTGATGACCAGTCCCTGGCCTTGCCGAAGCTCAAGTCTTGGCCCGAGCGCCACGCCTCTCTCCCGCCCCCTTGCGAAATCGTAGGGAGGCAGGATCGGCGCTGAAGGTTAACGCCGCCCTTAAGTGGCCCCCTTCTTGCATCACGCGGCGCCCCTCGGACGCCGGCGGCTAGTTGAAGCGGTCGCCCAGATAGACCCGGCGCACGTCCGGGTTGTCGACGATCTCTTGCGGCGCCCCCTCGAAGAGCACCTCGCCGGCATGGATGATCGAGGCCCGGTCGATGATGTCGAGCGTCTCGCGCACATTGTGGTCGGTGATCAGGATCCCGATGCCGCGCCCCTTCAGGTAGCCGATCACCTCGCGGATGTCGGCGATCGCCAGAGGGTCAATGCCCGCGAACGGTTCGTCGAGCAGCATGAAGCTGGGCTCGCTGGCCAGGGCCCGGGCGATTTCGACCCGCCGCCGTTCGCCGCCCGACAGCGACACCGCCGGCGAGGCCTTCAGGTGCGCGATGCGCAGCTCATCCAGCAGGGCCAGGGTCGTCTCGCGCGCCTTGAAGGAATCCTTCTCGCGCATCTCAACAACAGCGAGGACGTTTTCCTCGACCGTCATGCCGCGGAAGATCGAGGCTTCCTGCGGCAGGTAGCCGACCCCCATCCGCGCCCGCTGGTACATGGGCAGGGTGGTGATGTCCCGTCCGTCCAGGATGATCGAGCCCTGGTCGACGGGGATCAGCCCGGTGATCATGTAGAAGCAGGTGGTCTTGCCGGCGCCGTTGGGCCCCAGCAGGCCGGCGACCTCGCCGCGGGCCAGCTTCAGGCTCACGCCGCGGACGACCTGGCGCTCGCCGAACGCCTTGGTCAGACGAGTGACGACGAGCCCTTCGCCCGCTCCCTGTTCGGACGCGGTCGACACTTAGCGTTTGCCTTGCTCGTTCGGGTAGAAGACGCCGCGAACCCGGCCAGGCTTGTTCCGCCCCTTGGCCGCGGACGTCATGTTCGCTTCGCCGGTGCCGGTGTTGATCACCATCCGGTCGCCGCGCACGACGCTCTTGCCCTGCACAACAATGACGTTGCCGGTCAGGACGATGGTCTGGTTCCCGAAGGTGTAGACGGCGTCGTCCGCCCGGACCGTGCGCTCGGGCGTGACGAAGTAGACTTGGCCGTTGGCCTCCATGCGATCGCTCGTGCCGCAGCTGTCGCCGCTCTTGCGCGCGAACAGCTTGACGGTGTCGGCGCGCAGGCGGGTGGCGGCCTGCAGGGCTTCGA
Coding sequences within:
- a CDS encoding M48 family metallopeptidase — translated: MRRATALFAAGALLVGQGGWAAEAGPRAAGLRPAENTDEGGLWSASDKAEGAAKTKAEVNSDPALTAYVRGVACKVASDHCNDVRVYVMDRPFFNAQMAPNGYMEVWSGLLLRATDEAELAFVLGHETSHFSHQHSLNAWRAAKARSNAVMALSVAVAVAGAAAGANSGSASAARSINDAAGAVVDIIYLAAIASLFSFSREQEEDADRLGAELAIKAGYEAKAGADIWRALQAETAASDFPKVRKEQAVASIFSTHPVTNDRIAALDAQAKAHPEGGDAGRARYRAAIRPHLGAWLKDDLRRRDYGQTLHLIERLAADGEDLGVLGFYKGEAYRRRRGDSDAGLALEAYQKASAHPDAPTAVWRELGDLQMKAGQSDGARQSYAAYLAKAPDAQDRWMVEANLKKLNGSSGT
- a CDS encoding Hsp20 family protein gives rise to the protein MTTRPLLFDSPFLLGFDHTRTLIERAAKAATESYPPYNVEALDDGGVRISLAVAGFAPEQIEVQVEGRQLTVAGRRGDGSDAVEKAYLHRGIAARGFIRAFVLADGMVVSGATLQHGLLHIDLSRPEPERLIQKIPIRTAE
- a CDS encoding DUF1150 family protein, encoding MTPQLLTKEAFAALGAPDLVYVRPISAAEIMADAPAAALQGFDLDPTQTLYAVHRADGERLAVMGDRDSAVAAALAHELAPVSVH
- the ptsN gene encoding PTS IIA-like nitrogen regulatory protein PtsN — its product is MNIGDLLEPRAIAPRAGGGSKRQVLSAVADIAARNLRIRSEDVLDALLEREAAGSTGVGHGVAIPHARIPGLTAVRGVFMRLETPTPFESLDDQPVDLIFALFAPAESRTEHLQALARVSRLMRQGDLRQQLRQARTAEAIHALLAREAQPSAA
- the hpf gene encoding ribosome hibernation-promoting factor, HPF/YfiA family, with protein sequence MQVQVSGKHVDVGEALRERVSDEITETIGKYFDRGGSADVVVTKEGFSFKVDCMVALASGQRLQSQGLGADAHAAFGQALEKIETRVRRYKRRLKSHSSQAAAKQAETAALYVLRAPDDDADVDEWDGVDGHAPPSAMIIAETEEALKTMTVSMAVMELDLTESRTIVFRNAAHGGLSVVYRRPDGNIGWIDPERTQSQNGNGTRANA
- a CDS encoding exopolysaccharide biosynthesis protein, which gives rise to MTPIEKRQTLSSILREICDDPDPVVTVGEVVHRFGPRAFGALLFFFSAPNWLPLPPGSSTFLAIPLLVITPQIAVGIRSPWLPKFVDSRAMPRATFAKAFERIIPVLERVEKVSRPRLGFMFGPIGDRVIGLTCFLLAVVLSLPIFLGNMPPAAAIAAFGLSLVQRDGLLAVLGFLITGISAGLLIIGGHAALLIFRKASEALGMA
- the rpoN gene encoding RNA polymerase factor sigma-54, which encodes MALGPRLELRQGQGLVITPQLQQAIKLLQLTNLELEAYVDAELERNPLLQRDDREAEAEAPDAAPPEAAEYALDSTPDHAAAAELDATPDDLSPGERATRDGGDEPAQAGGQIDWSRTGAGGGFDGEDDLEGRLSREKTLSEHLHDQLAVARLSDPERAVAAVLIDAADDGGYLRADLFEIAERLGCGMDLVERVLTVLQGFEPTGVMARDVRECLALQLRERNRLDPAMAALLDHLDLLARRDMAGLRKVCGVDDDDLRDMIGELKALTPRPGAAFGGEPSQPVSPDVFVREGAGGLWHVELNTDTLPRVLVDKRYHARIAGGARSDADKTFVSDCLANANWLVKSLDQRARTILKVASEIVRQQDGFLAFGVEHLRPLNLKTVADAIGMHESTVSRVTSNKYIATPRGLFEMKFFFTSAIASSAGGEAHSAESVRHRIRQLIDAERAEADVHSDDAIVDILKEAGVDIARRTVAKYREAMRIPSSVERRRMLRAAV
- the lptB gene encoding LPS export ABC transporter ATP-binding protein; protein product: MSTASEQGAGEGLVVTRLTKAFGERQVVRGVSLKLARGEVAGLLGPNGAGKTTCFYMITGLIPVDQGSIILDGRDITTLPMYQRARMGVGYLPQEASIFRGMTVEENVLAVVEMREKDSFKARETTLALLDELRIAHLKASPAVSLSGGERRRVEIARALASEPSFMLLDEPFAGIDPLAIADIREVIGYLKGRGIGILITDHNVRETLDIIDRASIIHAGEVLFEGAPQEIVDNPDVRRVYLGDRFN
- a CDS encoding LptA/OstA family protein is translated as MRSAGTKLGLAVAATAGLALAAGPASAQLDPRAPIDITADSSVTVQSQCQTTWSGAVEALQAATRLRADTVKLFARKSGDSCGTSDRMEANGQVYFVTPERTVRADDAVYTFGNQTIVLTGNVIVVQGKSVVRGDRMVINTGTGEANMTSAAKGRNKPGRVRGVFYPNEQGKR